The Tenebrio molitor chromosome 7, icTenMoli1.1, whole genome shotgun sequence region TACTCCACTAATCTGGGTCCCAGAGACAAAGTTTCGGGAATCGCTGGTAAGTCGAGTTGACACAAAGTAAGTGATAATAATCTTGTAACAGCTCGTAGACAACCTGGTAGGTCCGTTCGCAACACCGTTTTGCATTCAGTTTGCTCCCACAGAAGACACCTTCGGTTGGACAGCTTGAGAACGTTGATTATGGCCGATAATCAGTTGACTCGCATTCAACTGACGACGGACGACGATGGTGACTTCAACACCATCGAAGAAGACGATTTGGAACGAGTGAGTACTGTTCCCTTTGTAACATTTCCTCTACGAATCAAATTATCGAAAGTTTCTTTTGGTTGTGCAGCGcaaagaaattaaaacacattttgaaGATGACTTTATTTGTGTATCTTTTTCCAAGATGGCTGCGGTAcgtctatttttatttacgaaaGAACAGAGCTTTTTCCTTCGTCATTTTGTATGCTTTGGAAAATAAGCAAAGTTGGTTTTGCTAAGATGTGCTTTGTCCACTCTACTCCTTTAGTGTTCTTGCAACACTATGTTTGTGTTAATTTTGTAGAATCCGACCGCGGGAAAGGCGCGTTTAATGTTTCCAAACCTGTCGATGTTGGACGTCAGCAATAACAATCTGAAGGAAATACCTGTAAACATCAACGAATTGAGCAATTTGTCCGTCCTGAACATCAGTGGCAACTTAGGTAAATGCTTGAGGTTCAATTCGAATCAATTGGCACGTGTTACgagcaaaatttaaaattagatcGTTTTCTATTTTTAGATATCAATGAACTCCCACCACAAATGGGGCTTCTGTCTCGGTTATGGAATCTCAACACGCGCGGTTGTTCTCTGCAAGATCCGCTCAAATCTATGATAGAtagtaaaaagtacaaaacgATGGATATTGTGGGGTATTTGAAGTCTGTTCTGGAGGACGCCAGACCCTACGCTCGCATGAAGCTGATGATAGTGGGCGTGCAGGGTATCGGGAAAACAAGCTTGCTGGAGCAGTTGCGTCAAGAGGGGATCACAAGGAGGCGACCAGaggtaaaattgttttcataaaaaaataaagagatTTGTGTGTTTCGTTTTGCTGAGGAAAAACGAACGTTGCAGCACTGGGCCAAGAGAATgggaaataaaaacataaacgTAAAAACTTCTCGAGGCACGAACATGTCAACAGTTGGTGTGGACATCGGTGATTGGGTCTACGAGAAAAAAGTGCGCAATCAGTCTTCTCACGGCCCTGTAATATTCCGAACGTGGGATTTTGGTGGTCAAAAGGAGTGAGTCGCGCcgattaaaaacaattttcatctgttaactcaaaaatatttagataCTACGCCACACATCAATATTTCTTGTCTAAACGAAGCCTGTACCTCGTCGTGTGGCGAATAGTGGACGGCCACAGAGGCATCAACGAAATTTTGCAGTGGTTGGTGAATATCCAGGCCCGAGCTCCCAACTCTCCCGTCATCATAGTTGGGACGCATTACGATGTGGTCCAGGAATTTAATCCGAACATCTCCGAAGATTATCAACAGATCATCAGAGATCGCTTCATTAACATCGTTGACGCGGAAAAATGCGGCTTGCCGCGAGTGTTAGACACGATTGAAATTAGTTGCAAGACTAGACACAACGTGAAGTTGTTATGTAACTTAATTTATGACACAGTATTCAGTTTGAGACCACCAGGTGAGCAACAAAAACGTTAATTCTTTAGATGACGCTTCAGTTACTCGTAGGAAGCAAAGAACTGCTCTTGGAACAGAAAGTACCGGCGACTTACTTAGCGTTAGAAGACGTTGTGAGCCACGTAGCGGCTGAACGACGAATGAACGGCCTCGACCCCGTACTCAACGCGGAACAATATCGCACTATAGTAACGACGGAGATGCAACAGCGGTTCAACCGAGTGTTTCGCGATTGGGCGGAACTTCATCAGGCCACGTTGTTTTTGCACGATAACGGTACTCgacttttttatgtttttgttttaaaacaatCAAGACTTGTAGGAGTGCTACTTCATTACGACGACGCTACATTGAAAGACCTTTATTTCTTGGACCCGCAGTGGCTGTGCGATATGTTGGCTCATGTTGTTACCATTCGCGAGATCAATCCGTTTGCGCGCACCGGTGTTATGAAATTAGACGATCTGAAGCACATTTTTAAAGCCAGCAGCATAGGACCGATGGACACGAGAGGATATATCGTCAATCTGTTGAATAAGTTTGAGGTGGCGCTCACGTGGGACTCGCGGACATTATTGATACCTTCGTTATTACCCTCCGAGGAAGATATTTTATTGGCGCAAATGTATCCAGGACAGTTTCATCCGTTAGTCAAGGTCAAAGTGCCTCTGAGGTCTAGGGGGTGGGCTGTACGGAACAAAAAGATCACAGTGTCGCCGAAGTCGGTTTTGTACAGAGACTCGGCAACTCAAGGCAAATTTCAGATGAGCTTACCGTCAACATCTTCAACAAAATGTGGTAATTGTGATGGACGCAGtttgcaaaattcgaaataaggTGAATTTTTAGATGAGGTTCAAGAAGAAGTTAAGTATCATGTGACCAGTTCTCAAACGGATCAGACCATGACCAGGCTACTTTTAATGTCGTACTTTCCGTCAGGATTTTGGTCTCGACTTATCTCACGAATTTTAGCAGATGACAGTATTATCGACATAATTAGATCGTTTTTTATCCTTCCCAAAGAGGTTAGATTTAACACGTAACATAATATAACGCTACCGGTGTTGTTAAAGAATTAAAACTCAACTCAACGTGGTAGCTTGTTCTCACGATCTGCGTttattataaccggcctgttcatttcattcaaaatgcattatgaaaatgtttccgagaaaggGCCAATTTCTGCCGATGAGGGCGCCATAAAATGGGcttcacaaaaaataataatcaatacgCAATGTAACGAACAATAACAACATTATACACAaaaataaccaacaataaggAAAACATTCACGAACTTAATTTCAAAGCAACAAAAAACAAGGAGTTTTTTgacttcaaattcaaaatgtcatttaaacaagaaaaattctcggtgacaaaaacttaaggtgaataatatccccaaaaagcgcccgtatACTAGCGCCCTGCGGGGATTACGCAAACTATACTTTTAAGCAAGCCGGTTATAATTCCGCAGGTCGTGCTTGTTCTAAACTGATTGATTAGCTTCCTTCTTTGACGAGACCACTAGCGTCACCACGTACgtaattaataaaagttgGTAAACAAGTGCTGTCATTTATAGGTGGCCCAAGATATAGATTTGGTTAAACTGCTAGACTTGAAAGCAGAATGGGTTCTTTGGCAAACTGGCCTTCAGCTGAAATACGGTGACATAACTTTATTTAGGATGAGAGAAATTTTGCATAATTCGGCCGCACATTACAGACAGTTGAAGTGAGATTTCATATTGAtctgttaatttattttctttcattaTCATATTCCAGATTTCGTTTAAAACAAGACGGAATTTGGTGCGACGTAGATCTTCAAAACACATCAATTTTGGAAATACATTTTCCCGTAGATGCTCTAGTGATCAAACctataattaatgaaaatacTGATCTCAGCAAGTACACTTTGAAGACTGATCTCGTGATTAATTGTACGCCCGAATCCACAGCCCAGTTACTGGCTTTAGCCGTTGATCACGTGGACATCCTCCTGGAGGATTGGTACCCGACCTTGGGAACCAGATTCGTGCACACTTCCGAAGGCAAATTTCTCGTAACCCGTTTAGTGCCTTGTCCCCGTTGTTTACAACAATCGAACGAGATCGATCCGAATTTTCCGAACAATCCGAGCGATCTCGGCCAACCGAAACACTTCCTAGACGCGATGAATCAAGTCGATGCGGACGGCGATCGTTACAGAATACGCAAATCTCAAGAATCTTACACGTCAGAGTGTGACAGTGGCGTAGGACCGGACTCTACCGGTTCCAGTCGTATGCCTTCTATGGAGGGACATCCGGGAGTACACGCAGATGAAGTGAACGCTAATAACCAAATGTACTACTCGTGGATGGTCGAAGAGTGCATATTGGCATCATACGGACCTAAGTGTGTCGCGTGTCCCACTCACGCGGACATTCCATTGGCCAGGATCGCCCCTGATACGGTAAATTGTCGAGGTTTAAGCGTCCCAAGCTTAAATCTAGTCTTGCAGATATTTTTGGATCTGGGCGAGAGGTACATCATCCGGAGTGAAAACGTGAAAAAAGGGAGGTTGTTGGGGAGGGGTGCTTTcggttttgtttttaaaggCACCTGCAAGGTTCGAGGTAGTAACACTATGATCGACGTGGCTATGAAGATGTTACAACCTGTGCAACCGGGCCCTAACGCGAGACAATCAGCGGTCGTTGCCTACAAGGCTGCTCAAGGCAAATGGGATCGCGATCCTCTCCAGTATGCTTGCAAAGCGTATTGCACGGCGCGACAAGAACTGAATATTTTGTTGTCGCTGAGACATCCAAATATTGTGCCTTTCGTAGGTGTATGCACAAGTCCGTTAGCTCTAGTTCTGGATTTGGCGCCTCAAGGTGCTCTAGATCTCGTATTGAGGCACTACAGACGATCTGGTGCTAAAGTAGGCCCTTACACTTTGCAAGCAATTATACTGCAAGTAGGTTTATCAACGTCACAAGCTGCCTGAAGTACGTTCGAGTTTCCGTAGGTTGCTAAAGCTATCGAGTATCTGCACCGCCAACACATAATTTACCGCGATTTGAAGTCGGAGAACGTGCTAGTATGGGAAATGCCGCCTCCTTTCGTCGATCACCCTGACCATCTAGTTCACATAAAAGTGGCAGATTACGGCATAAGTCGCTTGACGCTGCCATCAGGCGCGAAAGGTTTCGGCGGCACGGAAGGTTTCATGGCTCCCGAGATAATGCGCTACAACGGCGAAGAAGAGTACACCGAGAAAGTCGATTGTTTTTCCTTTGGAATGTTCATTTATGAATTGTTGACGTTACATCAACCGTTTGAAGGGCACGAGTCGGTGAAAGAGTGCATTTTAGAAGGTGGAAGGCCGCCTCTAACCTACCGGGTACTGGTAAACGTCAGTGGTtaacgaaaaaatattaccgACAATTTTTAGGAAACCTTGTATCCGAGTTATTTCTTGGACTTGATGGTTTTGTGTTGGTCACAACAACCCAAAGATCGACCGTCAGCCAGTCAAATCGTGTCGATCGCGAGTGCCCCAGAATTCACACATTTGAGCGACGTAACTTCGCTGAAACATGATGCGTCGGTGGTGGCATCGGCCAGTGCAGCATTAACACACATCACAGGTGCTTTACGAAAAAATTGCCTCGCGCAAACATtgagtgaattttttttaatatttcacaGACGATGGTCTCTCCGGTTCTGAGATGTGGTTAATGTGTTCGAACTCGCGGATTGATTTGTTATTGGCAGCAGACCGCGGATGGCTGCAGTACCATACCATGGCGTTACCCATCAGAGCCACCGCGGCTTGTACTGTGGCAAATTCCGTCTGGATCGGTGACTACGCGGGCAATCTTCACGCCTATTCGTAATACCTCCACCAAATATTCTAATTTCCGCTCACGACATGTTGTTACAGAGCTAGCGATGGTTACAAACTTTTCTCGTACGCTTT contains the following coding sequences:
- the Lrrk gene encoding leucine-rich repeat serine/threonine-protein kinase 1 isoform X6, with amino-acid sequence MLDSSPEDEDFPGRLLHQAALWDNTHLLIDLLEGGQQAFLNSQDSWGRTPLHAAAINENSGCLSILLNAGADPNIRCGPRGDKKIPLHLSAEHGHSTNVSMLLQHDSDLHIRDANEMTPLDLADKSGHAKCVALLKEAADAREKARLDIHAALRDACCQGDVNSVSSLLSSLSKDAELIVNMAPSGASTLLFTACQTGCKDIVRVLLEYGADGRYHPVTKYSPLYIACHYGHRDIVEMLLLRFPELIQQHTVERWLPIHASAINGHVTVLELLFQFPYPAHVLRKFRDGTEQWEYFMPFDINERDATGQNILYMACLVGNKKLLDVILKFKVKATRIQVDDEATPVSESNSVVSPTRRRISDGIQSILSKLNLSRDNSTETNVDVDPNSSSICPLRIDMYCNNNTETALHAAVKGKHYDIVLALLNAGASPNCVIKAYHDIESLSCCSVEEDSNYGQSTGLVEACRNRDVPIVDLLLKHGARDDECKALSVAVQNRDETLTAKLLSTKAHPDPEYKINKKAMTENVNSSQFTIFSNVTNLTYSALFPNTPTMINWHNQKCNLTQIRTQWLTDAALHLNQKLKQNPRSYDIALYAITRLDISNNNLTSVPLTVLQLYSLKYLNVAQNKIEKLPIPVASPAKKGLRKKSVHNEELNYSCPVLEELYLQDNRLDHIPEAVFRLPALVTLVVSNNKLQHLPYNMWLAPKLKELNASFNLLKELPTNLLETPEEYDKMSVSSSDSQLSSHCEHDVESDVRCDFDLDSKYLSNDENSQCVRYRKKERSYIQFDLTKHHIWSKNVEVTEQILHTDESVTEQSSKLSALNLAHNLFTSIPVVLPCLAVNLTRLNMAFNSLRSMSHITSYPSSLKQLDLSHNQITCWPSLPQVEAHDVMELANIACYSTNLGPRDKVSGIAARRQPGRSVRNTVLHSVCSHRRHLRLDSLRTLIMADNQLTRIQLTTDDDGDFNTIEEDDLERNPTAGKARLMFPNLSMLDVSNNNLKEIPVNINELSNLSVLNISGNLDINELPPQMGLLSRLWNLNTRGCSLQDPLKSMIDSKKYKTMDIVGYLKSVLEDARPYARMKLMIVGVQGIGKTSLLEQLRQEGITRRRPEHWAKRMGNKNINVKTSRGTNMSTVGVDIGDWVYEKKVRNQSSHGPVIFRTWDFGGQKEYYATHQYFLSKRSLYLVVWRIVDGHRGINEILQWLVNIQARAPNSPVIIVGTHYDVVQEFNPNISEDYQQIIRDRFINIVDAEKCGLPRVLDTIEISCKTRHNVKLLCNLIYDTVFSLRPPGSKELLLEQKVPATYLALEDVVSHVAAERRMNGLDPVLNAEQYRTIVTTEMQQRFNRVFRDWAELHQATLFLHDNGVLLHYDDATLKDLYFLDPQWLCDMLAHVVTIREINPFARTGVMKLDDLKHIFKASSIGPMDTRGYIVNLLNKFEVALTWDSRTLLIPSLLPSEEDILLAQMYPGQFHPLVKVKVPLRSRGWAVRNKKITVSPKSVLYRDSATQGKFQMSLPSTSSTKCGEFLDEVQEEVKYHVTSSQTDQTMTRLLLMSYFPSGFWSRLISRILADDSIIDIIRSFFILPKEVAQDIDLVKLLDLKAEWVLWQTGLQLKYGDITLFRMREILHNSAAHYRQLKFRLKQDGIWCDVDLQNTSILEIHFPVDALVIKPIINENTDLSKYTLKTDLVINCTPESTAQLLALAVDHVDILLEDWYPTLGTRFVHTSEGKFLVTRLVPCPRCLQQSNEIDPNFPNNPSDLGQPKHFLDAMNQVDADGDRYRIRKSQESYTSECDSGVGPDSTGSSRMPSMEGHPGVHADEVNANNQMYYSWMVEECILASYGPKCVACPTHADIPLARIAPDTIFLDLGERYIIRSENVKKGRLLGRGAFGFVFKGTCKVRGSNTMIDVAMKMLQPVQPGPNARQSAVVAYKAAQGKWDRDPLQYACKAYCTARQELNILLSLRHPNIVPFVGVCTSPLALVLDLAPQGALDLVLRHYRRSGAKVGPYTLQAIILQVAKAIEYLHRQHIIYRDLKSENVLVWEMPPPFVDHPDHLVHIKVADYGISRLTLPSGAKGFGGTEGFMAPEIMRYNGEEEYTEKVDCFSFGMFIYELLTLHQPFEGHESVKECILEGGRPPLTYRETLYPSYFLDLMVLCWSQQPKDRPSASQIVSIASAPEFTHLSDVTSLKHDASVVASASAALTHITDDGLSGSEMWLMCSNSRIDLLLAADRGWLQYHTMALPIRATAACTVANSVWIGDYAGNLHAYSASDGYKLFSYALESEPNTQVEALLYLPPLKRVACALSNGRLFLVNSEAVPTTPTAAEGTFVMTELGSNSTINCLCAIFKDGGSVCELWCGESNGQISIYIIKDHVVAGHETMNHYQPVIEQVNVMNLIAAEHNVWSYVRPGCIIYQWDQKSRTIINKLDCSKLVPCSESLKSIAIEEHLSPTNCQVTSLAVLNEELYIGTTWGCVIIAERATLRPITIFRPYEEEVKAIVPLAMCKSINESHDNTPLIATIGRGYRNLLSRYTDVPINIGHNLQSPIANNAPLLINKQNMFVLLWRAEHWNAV
- the Lrrk gene encoding leucine-rich repeat serine/threonine-protein kinase 1 isoform X7, whose translation is MSRKLKRHNTSPELAFDACDYFTDDLSNFSVELDAREKARLDIHAALRDACCQGDVNSVSSLLSSLSKDAELIVNMAPSGASTLLFTACQTGCKDIVRVLLEYGADGRYHPVTKYSPLYIACHYGHRDIVEMLLLRFPELIQQHTVERWLPIHASAINGHVTVLELLFQFPYPAHVLRKFRDGTEQWEYFMPFDINERDATGQNILYMACLVGNKKLLDVILKFKVKATRIQVDDEATPVSESNSVVSPTRRRISDGIQSILSKLNLSRDNSTETNVDVDPNSSSICPLRIDMYCNNNTETALHAAVKGKHYDIVLALLNAGASPNCVIKAYHDIESLSCCSVEEDSNYGQSTGLVEACRNRDVPIVDLLLKHGARDDECKALSVAVQNRDETLTAKLLSTKAHPDPEYKINKKAMTENVNSSQFTIFSNVTNLTYSALFPNTPTMINWHNQKCNLTQIRTQWLTDAALHLNQKLKQNPRSYDIALYAITRLDISNNNLTSVPLTVLQLYSLKYLNVAQNKIEKLPIPVASPAKKGLRKKSVHNEELNYSCPVLEELYLQDNRLDHIPEAVFRLPALVTLVVSNNKLQHLPYNMWLAPKLKELNASFNLLKELPTNLLETPEEYDKMSVSSSDSQLSSHCEHDVESDVRCDFDLDSKYLSNDENSQCVRYRKKERSYIQFDLTKHHIWSKNVEVTEQILHTDESVTEQSSKLSALNLAHNLFTSIPVVLPCLAVNLTRLNMAFNSLRSMSHITSYPSSLKQLDLSHNQITCWPSLPQVEAHDVMELANIACYSTNLGPRDKVSGIAARRQPGRSVRNTVLHSVCSHRRHLRLDSLRTLIMADNQLTRIQLTTDDDGDFNTIEEDDLERRKEIKTHFEDDFICVSFSKMAANPTAGKARLMFPNLSMLDVSNNNLKEIPVNINELSNLSVLNISGNLDINELPPQMGLLSRLWNLNTRGCSLQDPLKSMIDSKKYKTMDIVGYLKSVLEDARPYARMKLMIVGVQGIGKTSLLEQLRQEGITRRRPEHWAKRMGNKNINVKTSRGTNMSTVGVDIGDWVYEKKVRNQSSHGPVIFRTWDFGGQKEYYATHQYFLSKRSLYLVVWRIVDGHRGINEILQWLVNIQARAPNSPVIIVGTHYDVVQEFNPNISEDYQQIIRDRFINIVDAEKCGLPRVLDTIEISCKTRHNVKLLCNLIYDTVFSLRPPGSKELLLEQKVPATYLALEDVVSHVAAERRMNGLDPVLNAEQYRTIVTTEMQQRFNRVFRDWAELHQATLFLHDNGVLLHYDDATLKDLYFLDPQWLCDMLAHVVTIREINPFARTGVMKLDDLKHIFKASSIGPMDTRGYIVNLLNKFEVALTWDSRTLLIPSLLPSEEDILLAQMYPGQFHPLVKVKVPLRSRGWAVRNKKITVSPKSVLYRDSATQGKFQMSLPSTSSTKCGEFLDEVQEEVKYHVTSSQTDQTMTRLLLMSYFPSGFWSRLISRILADDSIIDIIRSFFILPKEVAQDIDLVKLLDLKAEWVLWQTGLQLKYGDITLFRMREILHNSAAHYRQLKFRLKQDGIWCDVDLQNTSILEIHFPVDALVIKPIINENTDLSKYTLKTDLVINCTPESTAQLLALAVDHVDILLEDWYPTLGTRFVHTSEGKFLVTRLVPCPRCLQQSNEIDPNFPNNPSDLGQPKHFLDAMNQVDADGDRYRIRKSQESYTSECDSGVGPDSTGSSRMPSMEGHPGVHADEVNANNQMYYSWMVEECILASYGPKCVACPTHADIPLARIAPDTIFLDLGERYIIRSENVKKGRLLGRGAFGFVFKGTCKVRGSNTMIDVAMKMLQPVQPGPNARQSAVVAYKAAQGKWDRDPLQYACKAYCTARQELNILLSLRHPNIVPFVGVCTSPLALVLDLAPQGALDLVLRHYRRSGAKVGPYTLQAIILQVAKAIEYLHRQHIIYRDLKSENVLVWEMPPPFVDHPDHLVHIKVADYGISRLTLPSGAKGFGGTEGFMAPEIMRYNGEEEYTEKVDCFSFGMFIYELLTLHQPFEGHESVKECILEGGRPPLTYRETLYPSYFLDLMVLCWSQQPKDRPSASQIVSIASAPEFTHLSDVTSLKHDASVVASASAALTHITDDGLSGSEMWLMCSNSRIDLLLAADRGWLQYHTMALPIRATAACTVANSVWIGDYAGNLHAYSASDGYKLFSYALESEPNTQVEALLYLPPLKRVACALSNGRLFLVNSEAVPTTPTAAEGTFVMTELGSNSTINCLCAIFKDGGSVCELWCGESNGQISIYIIKDHVVAGHETMNHYQPVIEQVNVMNLIAAEHNVWSYVRPGCIIYQWDQKSRTIINKLDCSKLVPCSESLKSIAIEEHLSPTNCQVTSLAVLNEELYIGTTWGCVIIAERATLRPITIFRPYEEEVKAIVPLAMCKSINESHDNTPLIATIGRGYRNLLSRYTDVPINIGHNLQSPIANNAPLLINKQNMFVLLWRAEHWNAV